ACAGTATGCTTTTTAACCACACTGACGTGTCTGCTGTAGGGATTGTTTATGAGTCATTCTTGTAAGTCTCAATCTAGGCCCAAGGCACAAAAATACAATGAATTATTTGGATCTTCGCATATAGCCTTTGGGCCGTGCATCAAGCCCATCGTTGAGTTTCGGTTTAGGCCCTCAACCCAACATAAATCTCATTTGTCggaaatgaaacttttttgcccCGAACAATAGTCAATCGTACTCATTGTTCATCCAagggagaagaaagaaagcCTAGCATATGATTGTTCGAAAGACTCGTCTAATGATGCGGGAAGGGAGAGGGAAGAGGATTGAATgggtataataaaattttgggtttcaGAAATTGGGTGAGAAGTGGCTAACACAGTTGGGGCTAGAAGTGGCTAATTGAGTTTGGGTTAACACGGTTAGAATGTTTTCGCTGTGTTTCTATTAGTTTTAACCTTGGTTTGATTTTCTAACAATAGTTAAGTTAATGGGTAAGTGGTAGGGCTGTCCAGACCCAACTGGAGCCCAACAACCCGGCCAAACCGCCCGACGCCGACCTGATTCCGGCCCTAACCGAAGGTCCAGTCGGTCGGTAGTGGGTTTCCATTCACAAGAACCGACACTGGCGGGTCAAGTGGCGAGTTTGCTTCTCCAAAACCTGAGCAACCCAAACCCGATTGGAGTTGTATAAAAAATCTGGCAAAATCCTGCAAAAAAAGCTAGATCCAACAAGATCTCGACAAGATCTGGCGAGATCCCGACCAGATTCGGCTAGATCTGGTAGGATTTAGCTAGATCTAGCCATTTCTAgcaatttttagcaaaaaaaaaaaaaaaaaagattccagCGAATAAAATGCAGAAACCAGTGAGAATTTCCAAACTCCGGCATGATTTTCTAGATTTTGGCATGATTTTCCATTTTCCGATGATATTTTCCAGATTCTGGTGACGTTTCTTTTTACAgatttcaatgattttttttacttcGGCAATTGACCGAACCGACCGACGCTCACCCTCACCCGAAACCGACTCAACCAATTTTTTCGATGATCGATTTCGAGTTCCTCCGCCCTCCACCTGATGCCAGTGGATTGAGTCCGGGTTGGGTCCAAACCCGACCCGTGGATAGCCATAGTAAGTGGTGATGTGGAGTGAGTAAAAAAAGATGGTTAGGtggcttttttttattgggtgaCAGGACTTGggatttcaactaatttttacctttatctacaatactttttacctttatctacaatactttcaacaataatttttcagtttcagcaaaataaacagtatCTAAACACACgaacatttcatttttaaaaacacaacTAAGCACGCaagtaaatttaatttaatttaatttaattttttttcctaaaaatgtTTTCAACTAAAACATCTTCCAACATGATTCATtttacatcaaaaaaaaaaaaaaggagacttATTGAGAACACATTTCTAATTGTTAAGTGTTACTTATTTCTCAACAAGTCAGAAATTACAACAAATAaatcttaaaatgaaaaaacgaaACTTTGGCTTATTAACAAATACTACCCAAAACAGCATACAGACCAAAATAGATCGCCTTCTAGTCTGGATACAACAGCCGCAGCAACAATGACAAGTACATGGCTCATGAATGTGCTCACTAGTATAAAAAGCTGAGTTAAATCAAGAAAATGCTATAACAAAGGAAACAAAATGGTATACAGGGTTTGTGGGCATTTATACACCGTTCAAAACTTCGAAAGCAAAAGAGTAACCCAAAGTAAAGCAACTCCTGAATATAAAGATGCTGCTATAGACCCTATTACAACAGTGAACCCCTATTGGATGTACATCACAAATTAAGAGTGGAGGGTACTTCAATCAGCAATACAGCAACAGGAAATCAATCCTGCTTACGAGCAACTCTTGCACGATGTCTGAGTTCAGCTTTTTTCCATCTAACAATCAGGTAACATAAGGAAAAGAGTGTGTTTACCTACGAAGAAAACATAAGGTTTGAATAAGCACAACTTAGaaaaaagaagcagaagaagcagcagcagTAGATATGTAAGGAATAATTTGATAGCAAATTGATAGACTGACCAAAATCAGGATTGCAATGACAAGAAGAGGACCAGACCATAATGCTGAGAGAAAAACTCCACTTGGATCAAAATAATTTTGGCCGGCAAAGCTCTTCCAGTTTTCACTCAGTAATCTATTGAAATTCTCAGCAAAATATACACCAGCCACTGCACCAAATCATGACTTATATAATATTATCAAAGAGAATAAAAGAAGAGTGGTAAATGGAAGCATAAAAATTCTTGTTATGTGTGTGCAAACAAATGTGAATGTGGAAAGGACAACAATGTATTCCTTATGCGTATGTCTGTATTTTCAGTTCCACAGTGTTCTAGTGGTTTCACTTGACTTTCCACTCAATTGCAACATGATACAAGCACAATGGCACCTGAAAATAGTGACTCAATGCTAGGTATTCTTATTTGGTAGCTATTCCAAATTTCAATTGATCGGTACATTGCTACAaagagaatttaaaaaaaaaaagaaacaaaagaaaaaagaattaaaccaTAAATGAAAGCATAAAAATTCTTGTTATGTGCAGAAATGTGAACATGGAAGGACAACAATGTGTTTCATTAACAAATATTACATTATTACCtacaaaaaaagggggggatATTAATGTGTTTCTTATGTGTATGTCTGTGTATTTCCAGTTCCACCGTGTTTTAGTAGGTTTCACTTATCCACTTGACTTTCCACTCATTTGCAACATGCAAGCACAATGGCACCTGATAATGGTGACTTATCAAGACATTGTACAATTCTTCAAACACATCATAGTACAACTAGAAACTTTTGAGGGAAAAAGCATAATCGACTCACAAAAGAAACCTAGGACATGATGGataaataaatatcaatcaAGAAAATGTAATGACTATGCCCaggtaataaataaaaaacaatctgAAAACCACGTTATTGCAGGCCACACCATAAGTAGCCTCCATAAACTttccaaacaaaataaagatcAATAATCACATTAATCTATGAATGCAATGTCCTGCTTTTGGAATAGTAGAGAATGTCTCACTGGGACACCAATAAAGagattttctttaattttttataatgcagGGAACCTTTCAATAGAAGAGTCATTTGAATTTTCCTATAAAGAGATTTATCACAAGTAATTTTGATTTCCTCTATTTCTATTGCCATAGGAGGAGAAAACTGACCCAAACATTCAGTGAAATGCATATCTATGTTGTCTTATTGTGCTTGAATCCAATGGGCACATCCTCcccttgtaagagcaaggtagagggtgaggtcatgggtggGTTCAAAACCCACCAGGTGTGTGTGACTGTGTTTTAACTttccaatcaaaaaaataatataaaataaaataaaacacaggCACCTGTGCCATGTAGATGAGAAAATGTTCCAAACATTTGAGGCATATTGCAACAAAGGCTAAGGATGGTTTTAATAATGGCTATAAAGAAAAGCACCTTCTGGCCTCTTTCAGAGTTCAAATTTACATAATCAAGTAGACGGTAGATGataatgttttataatttgaaaatccaTAGCTGATAAAACAACATCAAAACAGCCAACCCCTCCCCACCCCCCCaatcccccccccctcccaaaaaaaaaccgCAAAAAAAGGGGGCGCACCGGGGGGGATGGGGTGTGGGGAGTGGACCCCcaacaagaaaaattataacagaaaaaaagaaaagaaaaagattatagACTAAGTTTCCCAGActttaaaagaaagaatgaaaaaaaggaaattgcTATCCATGTCAAAGCCTCATGAAAAATCAAACGTCTTGTGACAAAGACATTCCATAATTATTGGGGAaagttaaatttgaaaatctatagAAATGAATAGAGCCTTTTGAATAACATAATTCAAGTGGTGGACAGTGGAAAGTATTTGTCAAGGATTGTAAcatacattataataataaggaAGATTTAAAATGGAAGATAATGCACCATAATTATATGCATTCATAAACACTATCTCTGATCTAATAGTTTAATACATcagaaaataccaaaaaaaaaaaattgtttggcaCATATCGGGAATTATCAAACAATTTACAAGAATTATGGGTTGCTGCTACCCAGAATGAAAAAGGCTACAACTTAATTTAAAATGAAGATGGAATTCAAATCAAGATAAGCAAAAGAAAACATGATCCCTCActaagaaaagaataaaaatgatgaAGATATTGGTGGATAAATGACTAAATTTGTGGCACAGTAGTTTCCTCCGTCACTGGAGATCATTTGAACATTGGCATAACACTACCCCTAACTCAAAGTTGTGCCAATGCAAGAGGCTCAAAgagataatattttaattttgcaagtcatttatatttttagtccattttcttttgattttaagGTCCAAGCATTTAATTAGGtcaattagaatttttatttatagtctaggatatttttgtaataagttATTAGGGTTTCCTGTGACATTTAGAATTAGGGTTGAGTACTCTTATATGAGTAAAGTAATGTACTCCTTTCAAAGgcaaattattttaatgaatacaAGTTTCTATTAAAATTGTCACCATGTTTGGTGCCAACTCTTAGTGGTATTTCTTATGCTTGGTGTTGACTCCAGTAAGCCTAGGTTCTGACTTCTAGGTTCTATCTTAATTTTTCctgtttttaaattttcttgttgaatTGTTCTGGATATTCATGCATCAAGTGCACTATAATTCCAAAAGAACAAACAGTCTTAACTCAACTAGAACACTAATCTTCACTCTCTAAGGTAGATGCATTCCAACCTTGTGTGTTGGATTCCTTCTTCACACCTGGTTCTTTTTTAATACAATtccattatttataaaaaaaaaataaaaaaataaaaaaagattccTCTGGTGTATCCCCAAATCATAAGAATCAAGATAATTTCAAAATCCTATGCTTACAAAAGTACTGGAGTTCAGTGGCATCTTTCATAATATTGCTCATTCATTCTGCACTCTTAAGTAAGttgagttctattttttttttcataggtaATCAGAGAATAAAAAGTTTAATTCGAGGAAGTTGAGTTCATTGTTATTACTATACAAGATGGCACAATGCACAACATGTACTTTTGTTGAATACTTTAAGAAACTCAAATGTTAATGTCAGATAGAAGAGGTTCTTTTGCATGAAGTTTATGTTACTTTTGTGCTCATAGAAGGACTAAAAAAACTCGCTTTTGAAAACAACAACATGTCTTAGGTAGTAAACATCCTGtactttaattcttttattatttcctCGGCCATCGAATCTACAAGAAATTGGTGGATTATATGTTATACATGTAATATAGCTGTCAAATGActccattattttctttgatgACAACTAGGACATTGCTAGCTAATGTGGAGTGTTTGCATCAGATTCATGTATTTTACCGTGTTAACAAGGCAGTTTTGGATCATACACGTTATAAACAATGAGAAGCAACTTAAAATCAGAATATGAAAGCAATAGACCTACATGCAAGAAGGAACAAGCACATCTGGAAGTTGACATTCTTCCTTGAGAAGATCGTTAACAGCAACAATACAACATGGAACCCCATTAAGCCCATTAACCAAGGTTCCTGTCAAAAGCAATAGAACATCAAAGAATTATAAGAAGTGGGATCCATGACTCTTGCAAgctccttaatttttttattttttaaagtgaaGCCTCCTTCTAAATTACAAATCATATAATAAGCATACACAAAAATCAGTTTGAAGAGATATCAAACAGTTGGATCATGAATGAAACAAGTACAAttattagaataatggttaaattatTAGATTCAACATTTCTTAATACCTTAAGGTTTTGGAACAATTGGAAATTATATCAAGCTATCAAAGAAAAATGATCCTGAGTTTGATCCTTGTCTCCGCTCTAGCTCccatttaaaatgtgaaaaacccAATGTATTGAGCCCCATTTAAAATGTCACACACATGACAGGGATGTTAGAATAATGATTAGACGATTAAATTCATCATGTTCTAGTGCAAAACAAACACACTGACATTATAAATCACCATGCATCTCttaaattataacataaatTAAGCAATTTGTACATTTTTCAATTGGAATATGATAATCATAACTACCCAaagcagaaaaagaaaaagaaaaagagggttttcgtttaaacacattttcaccaaatgggtatcaTGCAATGAGCAAAATTCAAAGCAAACAAACATCCACAACTCATAAAATTCTCTTAAGTTATTAGAAAAACAGTAAAGTTTGCAAAGAGAGGGTCTTTTTCAGATCTGGGTACCTTCCAATCAATGGCGTGGAAGAACCCAATGAAGTTGTCGTAGGCCGGACGCAAACCAGTGCGGAGCTCGGCGGAGAATTTCTGAATGAGATCCGCCATTTGTTCCATGTGCTCCTCCATGGCTGATTTCAAGTCCTCCATTGTTTTCAACTATTCCTATCAGATTcagatccaaaacccaaaaccccacAGATATATAGATTGTGAGATAGTGCTAAtctgttagagagagagagagagagagttgttgTGAAGGAGAGCCTACAGTAACTCCAGTTTGCTTTCGGGTTTAATACTTGAGATTTGGGTCCTCACTatctttccccttttttttttattattttattattttttttttgagttcttTTAAGGCTTCCCTAATTTTTGTAAGTGTGCGTTTAGTTggctgtaaaatattttttcagtgtaaaataatttcagttgaaaatatttttagaaaaagaaaatatttttaggtttttgttagcattttaaaaaatgctttgaaaaataattttaggtgtttggttgtgatcttgaaaatattacagaaaatacattttctactttttgctcacattttctcaacttccaaacaaatatcatttctcaatacagaacaacaaaacccaaaaaaaaaaaactcatcaaatctggtcagagaagaacgaagagagatttctcaatacagaacaacaaaacccaaaaaaaaaaaaactgctcaAATCTGGTcagagaagaacgaagagagatttctcaatacagaacaacaaaacccaaaaaaaaaaaattcatcaaattcggtcagagaagaacgaagagagagagagagagagagaggcgactaGGTACGACGATCAGACTGGGTTCATCAGAGATGGGTTTGAGCATTGAGCAGCGTGAATCAGATCTGtgatggcgatggcgaaggcgcgatctcgccggcgcgggttggggcacgatctcactctctctactctctcttcgtgctctctctctctctctctctctctctctctttgtgccCTATCTCTCTGTTTTCTggaaaatttctatttgaaggtaaaatagaaacagAATTTATTTTACGGGTGGGAAGGGCTTTTTTAAGGTCAAAGGTAAATGATTTTTCGgttgaccaaattttcagttgttaccaaacacacacaaatgcGGAAAATAATTTCTGAAACTGATTTACCGTTGAAACAAACGCGGCCTAAGTGGCATAATGTAATTTAGTATTTGTGGCTTTTAGAGCACTCATAATGgtgaatgtataataaaaaaaatgtataacatATACACAATTGTGACTAAAAATGACTGTAtaattgtgtatatttacaaatttactactattcattttgtatttagtttttttttatctattcttTACGTATTTCGAAGATAAAGGAAGAGAATAGATGGtggttgttgtgtgtgaaaaaaaagaaaattaaaaaaataaagaaaaattaatattataatgaaatatagtataaaatatataatctgatataaaatgttttgaaaagtgaatatgtaaaataggaaaaaaaaatgtattatgcAAAAATAGAcatgacttttatttatttatttttggtaaggtaaaaataattaggaaataaTATGAAAATGATAAGATTTTATaccatatttaaaaattaagattCTATTATTCATCTAGACAATAATTACAATAATGGCATAGAGAAAAAGGATaaattaattgttaataaaattttttgttgtacttaaaaatataaattatcaatCGCATCATGGCGCACCCATGGGGgccactccacaagtataaattcTTATGGGGGTAAGGGCAAaaattcaagtctctagaagagagctttacacatatacatttacatttacattctatttgtttcaatggaaaacatATTGTGAAGATAGTTTTTTGCGTTTTCATGTGTTtagtagcataaaaaaaatatgccaaaagaaaaatatctttGCTCAACGGAAAATATAACTtactttttatatgttttcCGTAAAATTTTCTAGATAACAATTCTATCTCTTGTCACACTAAATAAAGGAAGTTAAGAGATAATAAGGAAAATGTTGAAAACAACTCTTTCTCATTTTTAAGAACTTTACTATAGAAAAACGAGatagtttaccaaaaaataCTATCAAACATAGGAAATTGagataattttccaaaaaaatacttttagaaaataactcattttttagaaatcattaatatcaaaaaaatgaagtgttaaattatattaaagtatgatttttatctttataaatatatatatgtatatatatatatatatatatatatataaggcgaaaatgcacttttggtctctacattttaggccaattctcattttggttcctatttttttgaaacacttaGTTTAGTTcctgaaaattgaaaatcgtGGTGGTTGCAATGGGGGGGTACGCCTCGGCCAAGTGGACTGTgatggagaaaagaaaaggagtcGTCACCTAGTTTAaatctaggaaccatatatatagtgcCTTTACGTGGAATGAATGATCTTTCTACTAGAgtatgggttcggagtttaggtatggggatgagaatgtgttaggcacccaaacccacccaacccatgggttggtttccactcattgtgtcttgcgttttaatctcattaaagacATGTTCAATATTGCAtcttaaacacacacacacacacacactagcatacatctaagcatacaataTGCCATCAATCATCCCAAaaaccctaacatacatctatcatggcaacTCATATCAagcctagcatacatctatcatgcatatcaaattatcTCATCTAAGATAGCGAACAAACAAGATATCACAAGGGTAGAAATATAGACATGATAGCAAGGTATTAACATCGAATATAACCCAAACATCTAAGCATAGTGACAAAgcatcaaacaaacatatttaTCATGTTCATCATCCAAAATGCTTGTTTATGTGAGTGTATGACTTACCTAACTGCATTACGGCAcatatgcatcaatgcatgatcatatcaCATGCATGTTCAAGgcacataaaaaatttaattgaaaggAAACCCTAATCTAACATGTGAAGAACAATCAAAGGGTAAACAGAGAAACTAAGAAATATACATGTGAAAACAAGCTAGAACAAAAGCgtattaaacaaaagaaataaagaaatagaagtAGAAAATgttgaattagggtttttgggcttGAGTACGTGTACGCATACATAGAGTCTGCATACTGTGGGTGCAACCGAGGGGGGGGGTACGCCTTAGCTGAATGGACCGtggtaaagaaagaaaaggagtcgccacctagtttaggtctaggaaccatatatatagcaccCTTACGTGAAAGAACTGATTTTACTATCAAAGTATGGGTTCGAAATTTAGGTATggggatgggaaggtgttaggcacccaaccctACCCAACCTGTGGGTTGGCTTTGACTCATTGTGTCTTacatcttaatctcattaaaggcaTGTTCAATATTGCATCTTAaactcacatacacacactaaCATACATCTACGCATACAATATGACATTTATGGGCACTAAACCAACTGGGATGATGGTGTCTGGGTCCCCAATTAATTTGTAAGTGGGCTACTATACAATCCTACCGATTGAGCTTTGAGCTTTGCCTGGACTAGCTTCCCTGAGCCTTAGTTCCTAATCCTCACCAAGTTTCCCTACAATCCCAGTGTTTCCCCTTTCGTACTTTCCTCTTCCCTTAACTGTTCGAACCCCTTGCTCTTTATTCTCCTTCCTCATTTATAGCCTTTTGCTAGTGGGGTCTTCATCATTGCTTTACCACTTCTCACTTATTCCCACACCCTTCGGAATCCCAAGGTATCCTCACGACTTTAGAGGATTCTCTTGAAACTTGTTCCAGATGCCAATGGGTACTCGGTAGTGGACTTCCCCACATGCACAACCTGCCTTCAGTCACTGAACTTGCCATGTAAACATCCTGTGCTTGTGTTCCTTTTCACTTGACAATGTCTGGGCTGAGCACCTGAAACTCCCTTGGCGTGGTGTTCGTTTACTTGTCATCTTGACCTTGGGGTTGGGCCTGCGATTGTAGGGTCTGGGGTCAACTCCCTCCATGTGTATCACAGCAAGCTGCCCCGATGGGCCCCAAGCCCTACCTTGGGTTTCGATTAAGTGGGCTTGTCTGGGCCTTCCGGGCCCAATCCCCCATAGCACCAATCATCCCAAaaaccctaacatacatctatcatgacAACTCATATCAAGCTTAGAATACATCTATCATGCATATCATATTATCTCATCCAAGACAGAGAACAAATAAGATATCACAATGGCAGAAACATAGACATGACAGCAAAGTATTAACATCGAATATAACCCAAACATCTAATCATATCGTCAAAgcatcaaacaaacatattcATCATCCAAAATAcatgttcatgtgaatgcatgacttacctaaCTGCATCATGGCACCTATGCATGATTATATCACATGCATGTTCATGGCACATCAAAGATTTAATTGAATGGAAACCCTAAActaacatgtgaagaacacTCAAAAGgtaaacaaagaaacaaagaaatataCATGTGAAAACAAACTAGAACAGAGgtgtattaaaaaaagaaataaagaaacaaaagtaGAAAAGATTGAATTAGGTTTTCTGGGCTTGAGTACGCGTATGCATAAATAAGGCCTGCATACGTAGCCTAGTtgtatgcatatgcatacacACCCAAACTCTAACCCAGAAATAGCAAGAACAAAAAACTGAGtagaaacaaaaactaaaatttaacaACCTAACATGTTTAAAACGATAAAACAATGAAAACCTAAGCTAAGCAGACATATTataacataaacaaacaaaagaaacaaggaaaTAAGGATCAAAACagataaaagaagagaaaaagggacTTAGAACATTATCTCAAAACAAAAGCTCTTAGTCTTAATTTTGACAATTTCCCTCagttaaatttatttacaatCAAATACAAAAGTGATTAGTAATTTTAAAACTCGAAGATCAGGGCCAGAAAATGTCCCAATTAGAAAATATTGACTTGAAGATGTTTTAAGAAAAACTCCcttttaaattcattatttctagtgaatcttaggttttcctTTAGGATTTTCTGTGTATTTTAAAAAGGTACCATGTATGACTGtttatattgagaaaatgaGGATTTGATATGGCTCTCAaatgatgtgggattcattctaAACCTTAGctttaatgcaaaaaacttgCCTTTCATAGTTTCTAGAGCCTTGGCATGCATACTCATACCCATGTATGCGTACGTATGCATGAAGCTTGCATACGCAGGTTTGGAACATGCGTACGCATGCCATAGGGTTTACGTGacctttatttttcaaaaatagttttatttaacTCATATAAGAGTtacattttccataaaaacctTCCATAAGTCAATTTCAATTTGATcgggccctaaaccaaccttaGAGTTTAGAATTTTAccatcattggggaacggggGCCCGAGTCATAAGGGCTACAAAATGTGGTGTCTATAACCATGACCATTTTGGTTTCTGCTGTCATCTTAGAAATGAAAATATCTTACGTGGCAGATGAAATGCACTGCTTGCTAACATAATTATGACGtatccattaaaatattattaaaaaaattatttgagcatttaaaaatgccacatcaacattttaattaaaaaaaattaattccttaattataattttaattgaaaaaataataaataaaaaaatttactttttcagCTTTAaagattggaaaaaaaattagtaacttttctaattgtttttaaaatttcattgcaatcaaacacaacatcacaaaaattaaagtgATCAACcataaaatttatcaaacaaCCACAATGCCACACACTTTGATCATTACAGCCACAGTGCCACACTTCGATCAGTTTTCAtttttccatctctctctctctctctctctctctctctctctctctctcatttcttgtTGGGATAAGGCTTTGATtcgggtttagagagagagattggttGAGATCGGTGGTGGTTGATGTAGTTTTGGGatctgggtttagagagagagagagagagagagatgggctGAGATCGGTGGTACTAGTTGTGAAGTGGTGGGTGGGGGTGGATTGTTGATTGGGTTGTAGTGGCTTGATGTGTCCATTGGTGATTGATTGGTGGTAGCAGTGGTGATTGGTGGTTTGATCtgtttttgtg
This genomic stretch from Castanea sativa cultivar Marrone di Chiusa Pesio chromosome 1, ASM4071231v1 harbors:
- the LOC142622726 gene encoding uncharacterized protein LOC142622726, with translation MEDLKSAMEEHMEQMADLIQKFSAELRTGLRPAYDNFIGFFHAIDWKEPWLMGLMGFHVVLLLLTIFSRKNVNFQMCLFLLALAGVYFAENFNRLLSENWKSFAGQNYFDPSGVFLSALWSGPLLVIAILILVNTLFSLCYLIVRWKKAELRHRARVARKQD